The Miscanthus floridulus cultivar M001 chromosome 7, ASM1932011v1, whole genome shotgun sequence genome includes a region encoding these proteins:
- the LOC136464219 gene encoding DNA topoisomerase 2-like: MAGPLHSSSGHNAAAGGGGKTIEEMYQKKTQLEHILLRPDTYIGSVEKHTQALWVYEDGAMVNRSVTYVPGLYKIFDEILVNAADNKQRDPKMDVLRVEIDVDGCCISVYNNGDGIPVEIHQEEGVYVPEMIFGHLLTSSNYNDNEKKTTGGRNGYGAKLTNIFSTEFVIETADGRRQKKYKQVFSENMEKKSEPQITKCKQGENWTRVTFKPDLVKFNMTHLEDDVVALMRKRVVDMAGTLGKTVKVELDGQRVPIKSFGDYVDLYMKSANCDRPDNFKTIYDKVNDRWEVCVCSSEGQFQQVSFVNRIATIRGGTHVDYITNQIANHVMAIVNKKNKNANMKAHNVKSHLWVFVNALIDNPAFDSQTKETLTTRQGSFGSKCELSSEFLKKVEKSSVIENVLSWADFKLNKDLKKTDGSKKSRISGIPKLEDANEAGGKDSERCTLILTEGDSAKALAMSGIAVVGRDYYGVFPLRGKLLNVREANHKQIMDNAEIQYIKQILGLQHGKQYETTKGLRYGHLMIMTDQDHDGSHIKGLLINFIHSFWPSLLKVESFLVEFVTPIIKATRGKTTKSFYTMPEYEEWRTNLGASASSWTIKYYKGLGTSTAQEGREYFEAITDHKKDFVWVDDQDGNHIELAFSKKRIADRKQWLTNFQPGTYIDQQEKKVKYSDFINKELILFSVADLQRSIPSMVDGLKPGQRKILFCSFKRNFVREAKVAQFSGYVSEHSAYHHGEQSLASTIIGMAQNFVGSNNINLMYPGGQFGTRAQGGKDAASPRYIFTKLSHITRSIFPKDDDILLNYLNEDGQSIEPTWYMPILPMVLVNGSEGIGTGWSTYIPNYNPRDIVANLRRLLNEESTVPMHPWYRGFRGSIEKTVNTKVAGSTYTVTGIIEVVDNTTLRITELPIRRWTGDYKDFLDSLCPDKHNKDKVSFLEDFTAQGDNEDIYIQLQLSEGNMNIAKEEGLVKKFKLTTTIGTSNMHLFDSDGKIRKYETPEQILEEFFQLRLEFYVKRKEALLKNIKLDLKKLENKVRFIRCVVDNEIIVNNRKRADLFLELQQKNFDPFPKKKKRAEPAAVGALEEDENEESPETEGAEPSDYEYLLAMSIGTLTLEKIQELNAEKQKLVDGVEELKNTSPKSLWLKDLDAFEKELDVLDKMDLDEEREREKRIKEGKKGGSKAAPKRQRKKAAVKKEKSDTEDDDAAEPVVPKRGAQRKKASKKAPVDEEEVDMPSLKDRIAAFTINDSSPDHSAMETETTEQQNEKLATKGPSKRGGANKASPSLAMIPSDDEDDDFTLVEVSEVQAQKKGRGKKPAAAVKPKVPAARKRAPAQGKAVQKKIDEMLKPTEDNTSPVKKVRKMRPSPFNKKSGSILQRGSTAASASSETTAEASPPSGSSAEPVGAAQPRRTARATKKPVYVTDSDSDPEDEVVELTDDSDFDLDGDSDE; encoded by the exons ATGGCGGGCCCCCTCCACTCCAGCTCCGGCCAcaacgccgccgccggcggcgggggCAAGACCATCGAGGAGATGTACCAGAAGAAGACGCAGCTGGAGCACATCCTGCTGCGCCCTGACACCTACATCGGCTCGGTGGAGAAGCACACCCAGGCGCTCTGGGTCTACGAGGACGGTGCCATGGTGAACCGCTCGGTCACCTACGTCCCGGGACTCTACAAGATCTTCGACGAGATCCTCGTCAACGCCGCAGACAACAAGCAGCGGGATCCCAAGATGGACGTGCTCCGCGTCGAGATCGACGTCGACGGCTGCTGCATCTCCGTATACAACAACGGCGACGGGATCCCCGTCGAGATCCACCAGGAGGAGGGCGTCTACGTGCCAGAGATGATTTTCGGCCACCTCCTCACCAGTAGCAACTACAACGACAACGAGAAGAAGACCACCGGCGGGAGGAACGGATACGGCGCCAAACTCACGAACATCTTCTCCACGGAGTTCGTCATCGAGACCGCTGATGGGCGTCGCCAGAAGAAGTACAAGCAG GTTTTCTCTGAGAACATGGAGAAGAAGTCAGAGCCCCAGATTACCAAGTGCAAGCAGGGCGAGAACTGGACCAGGGTCACCTTCAAGCCTGATCTTGTCAAGTTCAACATGACCCATCTCGAAGATGATGTTGTAGCCCTCATGAGGAAGAGAGTGGTTGATATGGCAGGCACTCTCGGCAAAACAGTGAAGGTTGAGTTGGATGGCCAGAGGGTGCCCATAAAGAGCTTCGGTGACTATGTCGACCTGTATATGAAGAGTGCTAACTGCGACAGACCTGATAATTTCAAAAC GATTTATGACAAAGTAAATGATCGGTGGGAAGTGTGTGTTTGTTCAAGTGAAGGGCAGTTTCAGCAG GTCAGCTTTGTCAACAGAATTGCAACCATAAGGGGTGGAACTCATGTTGATTATATCACCAACCAAATTGCCAACCATGTGATGGCCATTGTGAATAAGAAAAACAAGAATGCAAACATGAAGGCGCACAATGTGAAGAGCCATTTGTGGGTCTTTGTTAATGCGCTCATTGACAATCCGGCCTTTGATTCACAGACCAAGGAGACCTTGACCACTCGTCAGGGAAGCTTTGGGTCAAAGTGTGAGCTTTCTAGTGAATTCCTCAAGAAGG TTGAGAAATCCAGTGTAATAGAGAATGTCCTATCTTGGGCTGATTTCAAACTCAACAAAGATTTAAAGAAGACTGATGGAAGCAAGAAGTCAAGAATTTCTGGCATCCCTAAGCTTGAGGATGCAAATGAAGCTGGTGGGAAGGACTCTGAGAGGTGCACCTTGATCCTGACTGAAGGCGACTCTGCAAAAGCTCTTGCT ATGTCTGGCATAGCTGTCGTAGGGAGAGATTACTATGGTGTATTTCCTCTCAGGGGAAAACTGTTGAATGTCAGGGAGGCAAACCACAAGCAGATAATGGACAACGCTGAAATTCAGTACATAAAGCAAATCCTGGGTTTGCAGCATGGAAAGCAGTATGAAACCACCAAAGGATTGAGATATGGCCATCTCATGATAATGACAGATCAG GATCATGATGGTTCCCATATCAAAGGGTTGTTGATTAACTTCATTCACTCATTTTGGCCGTCTCTTCTTAAAGTTGAATCTTTCTTGGTTGAGTTCGTCACTCCAATTATCAAG GCAACCAGAGGTAAAACTACGAAATCATTTTACACAATGCCAGAGTATGAAGAATGGAGAACGAATTTAGGAGCAAGTGCAAGTTCATGGACTATAAAATACTACAAG GGGTTGGGAACAAGCACAGCCCAAGAAGGCCGGGAGTACTTTGAAGCTATTACTGATCACAAAAAGGATTTTGTCTGGGTAGATGACCAAGATGGCAATCATATCGAGTTAGCATTCAGCAAGAAACGGATTGCTGATAGGAAACAGTGGCTTACAAATTTTCAG CCTGGAACGTATATTGACCAACAAGAGAAAAAAGTCAAGTATAGTGATTTCATCAACAAAGAGCTGATACTCTTCTCGGTAGCGGACCTGCAGCGATCAATACCTTCAATGGTTGATGGCCTTAAACCAGGTCAGAGGAAGATTCTGTTTTGCTCATTCAAGAGGAATTTTGTTAGGGAAGCTAAG GTGGCTCAGTTCTCTGGTTATGTGTCAGAGCACTCAGCATACCACCATGGCGAGCAGAGTTTAGCAAGTACAATTATTGGAATGGCTCAGAATTTTGTTGGCAGCAATAACATCAACCTTATGTACCCTGGTGGTCAGTTTGGCACCAGAGCTCAG GGAGGCAAGGATGCTGCGAGTCCTAGGTACATCTTCACCAAGCTGTCTCATATCACACGTTCAATTTTCCCGAAGGATGATGATATTCTACTTAATTATCTGAATGAGGATGGGCAGTCAATTGAACCCACCTG GTATATGCCAATTCTTCCCATGGTCTTGGTCAATGGAAGTGAAGGAATTGGAACTGGATGGAGCACATATATTCCAAACTACAATCCAAGAGACATTGTTGCTAACCTCAGGCGGTTACTGAATGAAGAGTCTACTGTACCAATGCATCCATGGTACAGGGGATTCAGG GGTTCTATAGAGAAGACAGTCAATACAAAGGTAGCTGGTTCCACGTATACCGTCACCGGAATCATTGAGGTTGTTGACAACACTACACTGAGGATCACAGAACTGCCAATCCGCCGTTGGACGGGGGATTACAAAGATTTTCTTGACAGTTTATGTCCAGATAAGCACAACAAGGACAAAGTATCATTCTTAGAG GATTTCACAGCGCAAGGTGATAATGAAGACATTTACATTCAGCTCCAATTAAGTGAGGGAAATATGAATATAGCTAAGGAAGAAGGATTAGTGAAGAAGTTTAAGCTGACAACAACAATTGGAACATCAAACATGCACTTGTTTGATTCAGATGGTAAAATTCGGAAGTACGAAACTCCTGAGCAAA TACTTGAGGAGTTCTTTCAATTAAGGCTTGAATTCTATGTTAAGAGAAAG GAAGCATTGTTGAAAAATATCAAGCTGGACTTAAAGAAGCTTGAAAACAAAGTTAGGTTTATCCGCTGTGTTGTTGATAATGAAATTATAGTTAACAACAGGAAAAGGGCAGATCTATTTTTGGAGCTCCAGCagaagaattttgatcctttcccaaagaaaaaaaagagggcTGAACCAGCTGCTGTTGGTGCTTTAGAAGAGGATGAAAATGAAGAGAGTCCTGAAACTGAAGGAGCAGAGCCTAGTGACTATGAGTATCTCCTCGCAATGTCAATCGGTACCTTGACTTTGGAGAAGATACAGGAGCTCAACGCTGAGAAACAAAAATTAGTGGATGGTGTTGAGGAACTGAAAAACACATCGCCAAAATCACTTTGGTTGAAAGATCTTGATGCTTTTGAGAAAGAACTGGAT GTGCTTGATAAAATGGATCTAGACGAGGAGCGGGAAAGGGAAAAGAGGATAAAGGAAGGCAAAAAAGGGGGATCAAAAGCTGCACCCAAGAGACAACGTAAAAAGGCTGCAGTTAAAAAGGAAAAAAGCGATACAGAAG ACGATGATGCGGCTGAACCAGTGGTACCAAAGCGTGGAGCTCAACGGAAGAAAGCATCCAAGAAG GCTCCTGTGGATGAAGAGGAAGTTGACATGCCTTCACTAAAAGACCGTATTGCTGCTTTTACTATCAATGACTCCTCTCCGGATCATTCTG CTATGGAAACTGAAACAACAGAACAGCAGAATGAAAAACTAGCAACAAAGGGACCAAGCAAAAGAGGTGGAGCAAACAAGGCGTCACCATCCTTGGCGATGATAccatctgatgatgaggatgacgatTTTACACTGGTTGAAGTCTCAGAGGTCCAAGCTCAGAAGAAAGGTAGAGGAAAGAAGCCTGCTGCCGCTGTGAAGCCAAAGGTTCCTGCCGCCAGGAAAAGGGCGCCGGCTCAGGGCAAGGCAGTGCAGAAGAAAATAGATGAGATGCTCAAGCCCACTGAGGATAACACCTCCCCTGTGAAGAAGGTCAGGAAGATGAGGCCCTCTCCCTTCAACAAGAAGAGTGGCTCAATCTTACAGAGAGGCTCGACTGCCGCTTCTGCAAGCTCTGAAACTACTGCTGAAGCTTCACCACCCTCTGGGAGCTCTGCAGAGCCAGTTGGTGCAGCACAACCTAGAAGGACAGCCAGGGCCACCAAGAAGCCTGTCTATGTTACTGATAGTGATAGCGATCCTGAGGATGAAGTCGTGGAGTTGACTGATGATTCTGACTTTGATTTGGATGGTGACTCTGACGAGTGA